In a genomic window of Magnolia sinica isolate HGM2019 chromosome 14, MsV1, whole genome shotgun sequence:
- the LOC131224948 gene encoding uncharacterized protein LOC131224948, with protein MAPPLATTADMPSSSTTRAVRVSDTALSNLAKSGNFITRQVPVPFDDDAFTNATLLEYTDSLGEPIDIAVEQTFKDKSRCQYVLSQFAIRNKFLYKVLYSNSSRFSVVCFEDKCNWRVDAIHAWLTEIDYERWASSHFTGKRFNLVTTNISECVNALFKEAREYPVTKLIEAVRCKIQELFYKRRESAASFVGPLTPWAEQQLKDLIQKARDVRCHPISRDEYYVVGNYNDTVKLSSLSCTCREFDMKGYPCMHALSSCINYNLPHYSYCSPFYTTQNYLSTYNESVYPVRDMSEWEITDGFKEYCAKIKPPGQKRPSGRPKKLRIPSRGEESKTLKCGRCKQSGHNRRTCKFPIPDV; from the exons CGCTTTCAAACCTTGCTAAAAGCGGAAACTTCATCACTCGTCAAGTTCCCGTGCCATTTGATGATGATGCATTCACCAATGCAACACTGCTAGAATATACAGATTCGTTGGGTGAACCGATCGATATAGCTGTTGAacaaacatttaaggacaagagtcgatGCCAGTATGTTCtaagccaatttgcaattcgcaaTAAATTCCTGTATAAggtactgtactcaaattctaGCAGATTTAGCGTGGTGTGCTTTGAAGATAAATGCAACTGGAGGGTTGACGCAA tacatgcatggctgacagaaatcgACTACGAAAGATGGGCATCGTCGCACTTTACAggtaaaagattcaacttggtcaccACAAATATATCTGAGTGTGTTAACGCCCTCTTCAAAGAAGCGCGGGAATACCCTGTTACTAAATTGATAGAGGCCGTAAGATGTAAGATACAAGAATTGTtttacaagagaagagaatctgcagCCTCATTTGTCGGTCCgttgacaccatgggcggagCAACAGTTGAAGGATCTTATACAGAAGGCGCGAGATGTTCGCTGTCATCCgatttctcgagatgagtactaCGTCGTGGGAaattataatgatacagtcaagctcagctcgctttcatgtacatgtcgtgaGTTTGACATGAAGGGGTACCCTTGTATGCATGCCCTGTCCTCATGTATAAATTacaatcttcctcattactcGTACTGCTCCCCATTCTACACAACGCAAAATTACTTGAGCACATATAAcgaatcggtgtacccagtacgtgacaTGAGCGAATGGGAGATTACAGATGGCTTCAAGGAGTACTGTGCGAAAATTAAACCCCCGGGACAGAAGAGGCCATCTGGAAGACCAAAAAAGTTAAGAATTCCCTCACGTGGAGAAGAATCAAAAACATTAAAGTGCGGTCGATGCAAACAATCCGGACATAATCGTCGGACGTGCAAGTTTCCCATACCTGATgtgtag